DNA from Microbacterium sp. SORGH_AS_0969:
CGGAGACGACGTTGAGGGTGAACCGTCCGCCGCTGATCTCGTCGATCGTGGCGGCCTGCTTGGCGGTGTGGAACGGATTGTGGAAGCCGGGGCGTACGGCGGTCATCAGCTCGAGCCTCGACGTCACCGCGGCAAGCCCGGCGGTGACGGCCCAGGCATCGAGCGAGGGAGCTTCGACGCCCTTGATGTCGTTGAGGTTGAGCTCGGGGATGAGCGTCAGGTCGAAGCCGTCCTCTTCCGCGGCGCGAGCGATTTCCGCGATGTGGGCGAACGAGACGGGGGTCTGCTCGTCGTCGACGTTGCGCAGCCATCCGCCGAAGATGGGGGTCCAGTAGCCGAAGCGCACGCGCTGGGGGGAGGTCATGGCATCCATCCTGACCCGGCTCGATGTCGTGTGTCGTCATGCGAAGACACGGGCCGTCACACACCGTTGACCGCCGTCGAGGTCGGTGCGACGGTAGCCGGGTTCCGATCCTCGAGGAGAACCCCATGACCGACATCGCCCCCACGCACGAGCCCCTCAAGTTCGCCTACTGGGTTCCCAACGTCAGCGGCGGCCTGGTGATCAGCTCGATCGAGCAGCGCACAGACTGGGGCTACGACTACAACGTGAAGCTCGCGCAGACGGCGGAGCGCGTCGGCTTCGAGTACGCGCTGAGCCAGGTTCGATACGCCTCGAGCTACGGTGCCGCACAGCAGCACGAGTCCACCTCGATCAGCCTGGCGCTGCTGCTGAACACCGAGAAACTCAAGGTCATCTCGGCCATCCACCCCGGGATCTGGCATCCGGCCGTCCTGGCGAAGTTCATCAACACCGCTGATCAGTTCTCGCACGGGCGTGCCGCCGTGAACGTCGTGAGCGGCTGGTTCAAGGACGAATACACCGACCTGGGTCTCGAGTGGCTCGAGCACGACGAGCGCTATGAGCGCGCCGCCGAGTTCATCCAGGTGCTGCGCGGACTCTGGACGCAGGAGAAGTTCTCGTTCCACGGCAAGTACTACGACATCACCGACTTCACGCTGCGTCCGTTCCCGTACGAGGTGCCGGGGCGTGCGCACCCCGACATCTTCCAGGGCGGCAACTCGACGGCGGCGCGCTTCAACGGCGGCGCATTCTCGGACTGGTACTTCTCCAACGGCAAGGACTTCGACGGCTTCACCGAGCAGTACGACGACGTCACGCGGATCGCGGCCGAACACGGGCGTCGCACGCGCTTCGGTCTCAACGGTTTCGTCATCCAGCGAGACAGCCGGGCGGAGGCGGAGCGGCAGCTTCGCGAGATCATCGCTCACGCGGACGACGGCGCGGTCGAGGGCTTCCGCAAGAGCGTGCAAGAGGCCGGAGCATCGACGAAGGACGGCAAGGGCATGTGGGCCGACTCCTCCCTCGACGACCTCGTGCAGTACAACGACGGCTTCCGCACGCAGCTGTTCGGTGACGCGCAGCAGATCGCCGAACGGATCATCGAGTACAAGAAGCGCGGC
Protein-coding regions in this window:
- the sfnG gene encoding dimethylsulfone monooxygenase SfnG, whose amino-acid sequence is MTDIAPTHEPLKFAYWVPNVSGGLVISSIEQRTDWGYDYNVKLAQTAERVGFEYALSQVRYASSYGAAQQHESTSISLALLLNTEKLKVISAIHPGIWHPAVLAKFINTADQFSHGRAAVNVVSGWFKDEYTDLGLEWLEHDERYERAAEFIQVLRGLWTQEKFSFHGKYYDITDFTLRPFPYEVPGRAHPDIFQGGNSTAARFNGGAFSDWYFSNGKDFDGFTEQYDDVTRIAAEHGRRTRFGLNGFVIQRDSRAEAERQLREIIAHADDGAVEGFRKSVQEAGASTKDGKGMWADSSLDDLVQYNDGFRTQLFGDAQQIAERIIEYKKRGVDLFLLGFLHFQEELERFGETVIPIVRELEADLARTGDPIEVAAR